One Corvus moneduloides isolate bCorMon1 chromosome Z, bCorMon1.pri, whole genome shotgun sequence genomic window carries:
- the ELP1 gene encoding elongator complex protein 1 isoform X2 produces the protein MRNLRLLRAGGCRSAAATGTPQCFCLGAEPGTVLVGSQYGLVELRSAGDSVSREVSLTVDGFLPEDGSGCIVGVEDLPEQESVCVATAAGDILLCNLSTKQVECVGSVDSGLSVMSWSPDQELVLLATGQQTLIMMTRDFEPITEKQIHQDEFGEGKFIALGWGKKETQFHGSEGKQAAHRKQTEVLPTPAWDDGRPRVTWRGDGQFVAVSAVCPETGARKVRVWSRELVLQSTSEPISGLEQALSWKPSGNLIASTQEKPNRHDVVFLEKNGLLHGEFTLPFQKGQVKVNEMLWNADSTILAIWLEDLKVENSNTNTYVQLWTAGNYHWYLKQSLHFGSLEENQLVSLLWDRENLYKLHILCQGWHYLFYDWHWTTDHGLGENSQHMANVAVIDGDKVLVTAFQHAVVPPPMCTYELQLQQAVNQVAFHTDPKHSGDMAVLDADNRISVYRYGQSTVNDPTVNFGAVGGNGFRAAVETPYLDKTYRVDVSSGSNEVMNPLGLRFLTWLPDDTFLVVGQGQHAAQSVLHHLTAVPHVAGAEEECLNLRLSVPVDGEVISLYSSPVTKTVALQLTDRRILKYLWEASTPVLEPWQSSSGSAVQFPYRCVQISITRISDEEVILGLTDRCRFFVNDIEVASNITSFATYNEFLLVTTNSHTCQCFCLKNLSVKALQAGLSSAAAPNSETLRKVERGSRIVTVVPQDTKVVLQMPRGNLETIHHRALVLAQIRKWLDRLMFREAFQCMRKLRINLNLLYDHNPKVFLENTETFIRQIDSVNYINLFFTELKEEDFTKSMYPSLNGSSSTHPRQHPDQKKVNLICDVMRAAMEHIDPQKYCLSILTAHVKKSPPELEIALQKVHDLRGSTAGGVTDHMPLYLVAESVTPDVQAVSAEEALKYLLFLVDVNELYDYSLGTYDFDLVVMVAEKSQKDPKEYLPFLNALQKMETNYQRYTIDRHLKRYTKALGHLSKCGPEHFSEFLNLVKDQNLYSEALKLYPSSTQEYKDISDAYGEYLIQKQLYEQAALILARAGIFAKALGAFQSSGSWQQALCMASRLGYTKDKLSSLARSMAGKLVEQRKHAEAAILLEQYTQDYEEAVLLLLEGALWEEALRLIHKYDRLDILETNLKPAILEAQKSQLIFLDSQKTAFLRHKSRLQVVRELKEKACENLQDYEVPNCPELELFSETSSVVTASDMTSKYSHSNSRISARSSKNRRKAERKRYSLKEGSPFEDIALLEVLGESVRAVETVKGEIHILLKQLVLFGYDEQAGALQQVLEEVLQLMETSVPEIWTPDLQQSSVSLVLGPNSTANSIMAAYQQKRMVPPAVQDPEVLTPPKFSKNLQWKLHLLQ, from the exons ATGAGGAACCTGCGGCTGCTGCGGGCCGGCGGGtgccgctccgccgccgccacGGGCACCCCGCAGTGCTTCTGCCTCGGCGCCGAGCCCGGCACGGTTCTCGTGGGCTCCCAGTACGGGCTTGTGGAGCTGCGCTCCGCCGGGGACTCG GTGTCAAGAGAAGTTTCCCTGACTGTGGATGGGTTCTTGCCTGAGGATGGAAGTGGCTGCATCGTGGGTGTTGAAGATCTTCCAGAGCAGGAGAGTGTGTGTGTTGCTACAGCAGCTGGAGACATCCTACTGTGCAACTTGAGCACAAAACAG GTGGAATGTGTTGGAAGTGTGGACAGCGGTCTGAGTGTCATGAGCTGGAGTCCTGACCAAGAGCTTGTTTTGCTTGCAACAG GTCAGCAAACACTCATCATGATGACAAGGGATTTTGAACCAATTACGGAGAAGCAAATCCACCAAGATGAGTTTGGAGAAG gaAAGTTTATTGCTCTTGGCTGGGGTAAAAAGGAGACGCAGTTCCATGGATCAGAAGGGAAACAGGCAGCACATCGCAAACAGACG GAAGTGTTACCTACACCAGCCTGGGATGATGGCAGGCCTCGGGTGACGTGGAGAGGAGATGGGCAGTTCGTTGCAGTGAGTGCTGTCTGTCCAGAGACAG GTGCCCGGAAGGTCCGGGTGTGGAGCAGAGAGCTTGTGCTGCAGTCAACAAGTGAGCCTATCTCCGGATTAGAACAAGCACTGTCCTGGAA GCCTTCAGGAAACCTGATAGCATCTACACAGGAAAAACCCAACAGACATGATGTggtttttttggaaaagaatgGTCTTCTTCATGGAGAGTTCACCCTCCCTTTCCAGAAAGGGCAGGTCAAA GTTAATGAAATGCTTTGGAATGCAGATTCTACAATCCTGGCTATATGGCTGGAGGACCTGAAGGTGGAAAACTCCAACACAAACACTTACG TTCAGCTATGGACCGCAGGGAACTATCACTGGTACCTGAAGCAAAGTCTACACTTTGGTAGCTTGGAGGAAAATCAGTTGGTGTCACTGCTCTGGGACCGAGAGAACCTGTATAAACTACATATactctgccagggctggcatTACCTCTTCTATGACTGGCATTGGACCACAGACCATGGGCTGGGGGAGAACAGTCAACATATGGCAAATGTGGCTGTTATAGATGGAG ATAAAGTGCTTGTCACAGCATTCCAGCATGCTGTGGTGCCTCCACCCATGTGTACCTATGAGCTCCAGCTCCAACAGGCAGTTAATCAAGTTGCATTTCACACAGATCCCAAACATAGTGGGGATATGGCTGTCCTGGATGCTGACAACAGGATCTCTGTATACAGATACG GACAGAGTACAGTAAATGACCCTACTGTCAATTTTGGAGCTGTAGGAGGAAATGGGTTtagagcagctgtggaaacaccaTACCTGGATAAAACCTACAG AGTTGATGTGAGCAGTGGCAGCAATGAAGTGATGAATCCTCTGGGGCTCCGATTTCTCACCTGGCTGCCAGATGACACCTTCCTGGTTGTTGGTCAAGGTCAGCATGCTGCTCAGTCTGTCCTTCACCATCTGACTGCAGTGCCTCATGTGGCTGGAGCTGAAGAAGAGTGCCTGAATTTACG CTTGTCAGTGCCTGTAGATGGAGAAGTGATCAGCCTGTACAGCAGCCCAGTGACCAAAACTGTAGCTCTGCAGCTGACTGATAGACGGATCCTAAAATACCTGTGGG AGGCTTCTACTCCAGTCCTtgagccctggcagagcagcagtggctctgctgtTCAGTTCCCCTACCGTTGTGTGCAGATTTCCATCACGAGGATCAGTGATGAA GAGGTGATCTTGGGCCTCACAGATCGATGCCGGTTTTTTGTTAATGATATTGAG GTTGCTTCTAACATCACATCATTCGCAACATACAACGAGTTTTTGTTGGTGACAACCAACTCCCACACCTGTCAGTGCTTCTGCTTGAAGAACTTATCAGTGAAAG CCCTCCAGGCTGgcctgagcagtgctgctgcacccAACAGTGAGACCCTGCGCAAGGTGGAGCGAGGCTCACGTATCGTCACCGTTGTTCCCCAGGACACAAAGGTGGTGCTGCAG ATGCCAAGAGGAAATTTGGAGACCATTCATCACCGTGCTCTGGTTCTTGCCCAGATTCGGAAGTGGCTGGACAG GCTTATGTTCAGGGAAGCTTTTCAGTGTATGAGGAAGCTGCGAATCAACCTAAATCTTCTCTATGACCACAATCCCAAG GTatttctggaaaacacagaaacctTCATCAGGCAGATAGATTCTGTAAATTACATCAACTTGTTTTTCACAGAACTGAA AGAAGAAGATTTCACAAAGAGTATGTACCCATCTCTGAATGGTAGCAGCAGTACCCATCCACGCCAGCATCCTGATCAGAAAAAAGTAAACCTCATATGTGACGTGATGAGAGCTGCCATGGAACACATTGACCCTCAAAA gtACTGCCTATCGATACTGACAGCACATGTAAAAAAGAGTCCTCCAGAACTGGAAATTGCTCTCCAGAAGGTCCATGATCTTCGAG gtTCCACTGCTGGTGGTGTAACAGACCATATGCCACTTTACCTTGTTGCAGAAAGCGTTACGCCAGATGTCCAAGCTGTGAGTGCAGAAGAAGCACTGAAGTACCTGCTTTTCCTTGTGGATGTCAATGAATTGTATGATTATTCCTTGGGGACATACGACTTTGATTTAGTCGTCATGGTGGCAGAGAAGTCTCAAAAG GACCCAAAGGAATACTTGCCCTTCTTAAATGCCCTCCAGAAAATGGAAACCAATTATCAGCGATACACAATAGACAGACACTTGAAGAGATACACAAAAGCTCTTGGCCACCTCAGCAAATGTG GTCCTGAACACTTCTCTGAATTTCTGAACTTGGTGAAGGATCAGAATCTATATTCTGAGGCCTTGAAACTGTACCCTTCTAGCACTCAGGAGTACAAG GATATCAGTGATGCATATGGGGAGTACTTGATTCAGAAGCAGCTGTATGAACAGGCTGCATTGATACTTGCTCGTGCTGGAATCTTTGCAAAAGCACTTGGTGCTTTTcagagcagtggcagctggCAGCAAGCCCTGTGCATGGCATCACGGCTTGGCTACACAAAGGATAAGCTGTCCAGCCTGGCACGGAGCATGGCAG GAAAACTGGTTGAACAGAGAAAGCATGCAGAGGCAGCCATACTCCTGGAGCAGTACACTCAG GACTATGAGGAGGCTGTTCTCCTGCTCTTAGAAGGGGCTCTTTGGGAAGAGGCTTTAAGACTG ATTCACAAGTATGATAGACTGGATATCTTGGAGACCAACTTGAAACCTGCTATTTTGGAAG CTCAGAAAAGCCAGCTGATCTTCCTAGATTCccagaaaacagcatttcttcGCCATAAGAGTCGCCTGCAAGTGGTCCGAGAGCTGAAGGAGAAGGCCTGTGAGAACCTGCAGG ATTATGAAGTGCCAAATTGCCCAGAATTGGAGCTTTTCTCTGAAACCAGCAGTGTTGTGACAGCCAGTGACATGACCAGCAAATATTCACACAGCAATTCAAGAATATCGGC GCGATCCTCAAAGAACCGACGCAAGGCGGAGCGTAAGAGATACAGCCTGAAGGAGGGGAGTCCTTTTGAGGATATTGCCCTTCTGGAAGTCCTGGGAGAGAGTGTTCGTGCTGTTGAGACTGTGAAAG gaGAGATACACATCCTTCTGAAGCAGCTTGTGCTCTTTGGTTATGATGAGCAAGCTGGGGCACTGCAGCAAGTCCTGGAAGAGGTTTTGCAGTTGATGGAGACCTCAGTCCCAGAAATCTGGACTCCAGACCTGCAACAGAGCTCTGTCAGCCTG GTCCTGGGACCCAATTCAACTGCAAACAGCATTATGGCTGCGTATCAGCAGAAGAGGATGGTGCCTCCTGCTGTACAAG ATCCAGAAGTACTGACTCCACCAAAGTTCAGTAAAAATCTACAGTGGAAACTGCATCTTCTCCAGTAA
- the ELP1 gene encoding elongator complex protein 1 isoform X3, producing MRNLRLLRAGGCRSAAATGTPQCFCLGAEPGTVLVGSQYGLVELRSAGDSVSREVSLTVDGFLPEDGSGCIVGVEDLPEQESVCVATAAGDILLCNLSTKQVECVGSVDSGLSVMSWSPDQELVLLATGQQTLIMMTRDFEPITEKQIHQDEFGEGKFIALGWGKKETQFHGSEGKQAAHRKQTEVLPTPAWDDGRPRVTWRGDGQFVAVSAVCPETGARKVRVWSRELVLQSTSEPISGLEQALSWKPSGNLIASTQEKPNRHDVVFLEKNGLLHGEFTLPFQKGQVKVNEMLWNADSTILAIWLEDLKVENSNTNTYVQLWTAGNYHWYLKQSLHFGSLEENQLVSLLWDRENLYKLHILCQGWHYLFYDWHWTTDHGLGENSQHMANVAVIDGDKVLVTAFQHAVVPPPMCTYELQLQQAVNQVAFHTDPKHSGDMAVLDADNRISVYRYGQSTVNDPTVNFGAVGGNGFRAAVETPYLDKTYRVDVSSGSNEVMNPLGLRFLTWLPDDTFLVVGQGQHAAQSVLHHLTAVPHVAGAEEECLNLRLSVPVDGEVISLYSSPVTKTVALQLTDRRILKYLWEASTPVLEPWQSSSGSAVQFPYRCVQISITRISDEEVILGLTDRCRFFVNDIEVASNITSFATYNEFLLVTTNSHTCQCFCLKNLSVKALQAGLSSAAAPNSETLRKVERGSRIVTVVPQDTKVVLQMPRGNLETIHHRALVLAQIRKWLDRLMFREAFQCMRKLRINLNLLYDHNPKVFLENTETFIRQIDSVNYINLFFTELKEEDFTKSMYPSLNGSSSTHPRQHPDQKKVNLICDVMRAAMEHIDPQKYCLSILTAHVKKSPPELEIALQKVHDLRESVTPDVQAVSAEEALKYLLFLVDVNELYDYSLGTYDFDLVVMVAEKSQKDPKEYLPFLNALQKMETNYQRYTIDRHLKRYTKALGHLSKCGPEHFSEFLNLVKDQNLYSEALKLYPSSTQEYKDISDAYGEYLIQKQLYEQAALILARAGIFAKALGAFQSSGSWQQALCMASRLGYTKDKLSSLARSMAGKLVEQRKHAEAAILLEQYTQDYEEAVLLLLEGALWEEALRLIHKYDRLDILETNLKPAILEAQKSQLIFLDSQKTAFLRHKSRLQVVRELKEKACENLQDYEVPNCPELELFSETSSVVTASDMTSKYSHSNSRISARSSKNRRKAERKRYSLKEGSPFEDIALLEVLGESVRAVETVKGEIHILLKQLVLFGYDEQAGALQQVLEEVLQLMETSVPEIWTPDLQQSSVSLVLGPNSTANSIMAAYQQKRMVPPAVQDPEVLTPPKFSKNLQWKLHLLQ from the exons ATGAGGAACCTGCGGCTGCTGCGGGCCGGCGGGtgccgctccgccgccgccacGGGCACCCCGCAGTGCTTCTGCCTCGGCGCCGAGCCCGGCACGGTTCTCGTGGGCTCCCAGTACGGGCTTGTGGAGCTGCGCTCCGCCGGGGACTCG GTGTCAAGAGAAGTTTCCCTGACTGTGGATGGGTTCTTGCCTGAGGATGGAAGTGGCTGCATCGTGGGTGTTGAAGATCTTCCAGAGCAGGAGAGTGTGTGTGTTGCTACAGCAGCTGGAGACATCCTACTGTGCAACTTGAGCACAAAACAG GTGGAATGTGTTGGAAGTGTGGACAGCGGTCTGAGTGTCATGAGCTGGAGTCCTGACCAAGAGCTTGTTTTGCTTGCAACAG GTCAGCAAACACTCATCATGATGACAAGGGATTTTGAACCAATTACGGAGAAGCAAATCCACCAAGATGAGTTTGGAGAAG gaAAGTTTATTGCTCTTGGCTGGGGTAAAAAGGAGACGCAGTTCCATGGATCAGAAGGGAAACAGGCAGCACATCGCAAACAGACG GAAGTGTTACCTACACCAGCCTGGGATGATGGCAGGCCTCGGGTGACGTGGAGAGGAGATGGGCAGTTCGTTGCAGTGAGTGCTGTCTGTCCAGAGACAG GTGCCCGGAAGGTCCGGGTGTGGAGCAGAGAGCTTGTGCTGCAGTCAACAAGTGAGCCTATCTCCGGATTAGAACAAGCACTGTCCTGGAA GCCTTCAGGAAACCTGATAGCATCTACACAGGAAAAACCCAACAGACATGATGTggtttttttggaaaagaatgGTCTTCTTCATGGAGAGTTCACCCTCCCTTTCCAGAAAGGGCAGGTCAAA GTTAATGAAATGCTTTGGAATGCAGATTCTACAATCCTGGCTATATGGCTGGAGGACCTGAAGGTGGAAAACTCCAACACAAACACTTACG TTCAGCTATGGACCGCAGGGAACTATCACTGGTACCTGAAGCAAAGTCTACACTTTGGTAGCTTGGAGGAAAATCAGTTGGTGTCACTGCTCTGGGACCGAGAGAACCTGTATAAACTACATATactctgccagggctggcatTACCTCTTCTATGACTGGCATTGGACCACAGACCATGGGCTGGGGGAGAACAGTCAACATATGGCAAATGTGGCTGTTATAGATGGAG ATAAAGTGCTTGTCACAGCATTCCAGCATGCTGTGGTGCCTCCACCCATGTGTACCTATGAGCTCCAGCTCCAACAGGCAGTTAATCAAGTTGCATTTCACACAGATCCCAAACATAGTGGGGATATGGCTGTCCTGGATGCTGACAACAGGATCTCTGTATACAGATACG GACAGAGTACAGTAAATGACCCTACTGTCAATTTTGGAGCTGTAGGAGGAAATGGGTTtagagcagctgtggaaacaccaTACCTGGATAAAACCTACAG AGTTGATGTGAGCAGTGGCAGCAATGAAGTGATGAATCCTCTGGGGCTCCGATTTCTCACCTGGCTGCCAGATGACACCTTCCTGGTTGTTGGTCAAGGTCAGCATGCTGCTCAGTCTGTCCTTCACCATCTGACTGCAGTGCCTCATGTGGCTGGAGCTGAAGAAGAGTGCCTGAATTTACG CTTGTCAGTGCCTGTAGATGGAGAAGTGATCAGCCTGTACAGCAGCCCAGTGACCAAAACTGTAGCTCTGCAGCTGACTGATAGACGGATCCTAAAATACCTGTGGG AGGCTTCTACTCCAGTCCTtgagccctggcagagcagcagtggctctgctgtTCAGTTCCCCTACCGTTGTGTGCAGATTTCCATCACGAGGATCAGTGATGAA GAGGTGATCTTGGGCCTCACAGATCGATGCCGGTTTTTTGTTAATGATATTGAG GTTGCTTCTAACATCACATCATTCGCAACATACAACGAGTTTTTGTTGGTGACAACCAACTCCCACACCTGTCAGTGCTTCTGCTTGAAGAACTTATCAGTGAAAG CCCTCCAGGCTGgcctgagcagtgctgctgcacccAACAGTGAGACCCTGCGCAAGGTGGAGCGAGGCTCACGTATCGTCACCGTTGTTCCCCAGGACACAAAGGTGGTGCTGCAG ATGCCAAGAGGAAATTTGGAGACCATTCATCACCGTGCTCTGGTTCTTGCCCAGATTCGGAAGTGGCTGGACAG GCTTATGTTCAGGGAAGCTTTTCAGTGTATGAGGAAGCTGCGAATCAACCTAAATCTTCTCTATGACCACAATCCCAAG GTatttctggaaaacacagaaacctTCATCAGGCAGATAGATTCTGTAAATTACATCAACTTGTTTTTCACAGAACTGAA AGAAGAAGATTTCACAAAGAGTATGTACCCATCTCTGAATGGTAGCAGCAGTACCCATCCACGCCAGCATCCTGATCAGAAAAAAGTAAACCTCATATGTGACGTGATGAGAGCTGCCATGGAACACATTGACCCTCAAAA gtACTGCCTATCGATACTGACAGCACATGTAAAAAAGAGTCCTCCAGAACTGGAAATTGCTCTCCAGAAGGTCCATGATCTTCGAG AAAGCGTTACGCCAGATGTCCAAGCTGTGAGTGCAGAAGAAGCACTGAAGTACCTGCTTTTCCTTGTGGATGTCAATGAATTGTATGATTATTCCTTGGGGACATACGACTTTGATTTAGTCGTCATGGTGGCAGAGAAGTCTCAAAAG GACCCAAAGGAATACTTGCCCTTCTTAAATGCCCTCCAGAAAATGGAAACCAATTATCAGCGATACACAATAGACAGACACTTGAAGAGATACACAAAAGCTCTTGGCCACCTCAGCAAATGTG GTCCTGAACACTTCTCTGAATTTCTGAACTTGGTGAAGGATCAGAATCTATATTCTGAGGCCTTGAAACTGTACCCTTCTAGCACTCAGGAGTACAAG GATATCAGTGATGCATATGGGGAGTACTTGATTCAGAAGCAGCTGTATGAACAGGCTGCATTGATACTTGCTCGTGCTGGAATCTTTGCAAAAGCACTTGGTGCTTTTcagagcagtggcagctggCAGCAAGCCCTGTGCATGGCATCACGGCTTGGCTACACAAAGGATAAGCTGTCCAGCCTGGCACGGAGCATGGCAG GAAAACTGGTTGAACAGAGAAAGCATGCAGAGGCAGCCATACTCCTGGAGCAGTACACTCAG GACTATGAGGAGGCTGTTCTCCTGCTCTTAGAAGGGGCTCTTTGGGAAGAGGCTTTAAGACTG ATTCACAAGTATGATAGACTGGATATCTTGGAGACCAACTTGAAACCTGCTATTTTGGAAG CTCAGAAAAGCCAGCTGATCTTCCTAGATTCccagaaaacagcatttcttcGCCATAAGAGTCGCCTGCAAGTGGTCCGAGAGCTGAAGGAGAAGGCCTGTGAGAACCTGCAGG ATTATGAAGTGCCAAATTGCCCAGAATTGGAGCTTTTCTCTGAAACCAGCAGTGTTGTGACAGCCAGTGACATGACCAGCAAATATTCACACAGCAATTCAAGAATATCGGC GCGATCCTCAAAGAACCGACGCAAGGCGGAGCGTAAGAGATACAGCCTGAAGGAGGGGAGTCCTTTTGAGGATATTGCCCTTCTGGAAGTCCTGGGAGAGAGTGTTCGTGCTGTTGAGACTGTGAAAG gaGAGATACACATCCTTCTGAAGCAGCTTGTGCTCTTTGGTTATGATGAGCAAGCTGGGGCACTGCAGCAAGTCCTGGAAGAGGTTTTGCAGTTGATGGAGACCTCAGTCCCAGAAATCTGGACTCCAGACCTGCAACAGAGCTCTGTCAGCCTG GTCCTGGGACCCAATTCAACTGCAAACAGCATTATGGCTGCGTATCAGCAGAAGAGGATGGTGCCTCCTGCTGTACAAG ATCCAGAAGTACTGACTCCACCAAAGTTCAGTAAAAATCTACAGTGGAAACTGCATCTTCTCCAGTAA